Proteins co-encoded in one Gouania willdenowi chromosome 1, fGouWil2.1, whole genome shotgun sequence genomic window:
- the LOC114468365 gene encoding uncharacterized protein LOC114468365 isoform X2, whose amino-acid sequence MMGLVSRGRSLWKYVLIFLSLQIWGSLSASTSTSSPPPPKLDIYLNLEDDVILVCRAPEGHYGLVFTLYQEREESLHSEEAEVQFTVRKRESKSDRRDLFCCLYKNRDGVYSGFSTYLELTHQTDPAPTLTSYPPPLLSVEPSTGLVKRGATLSFSCTVPAHALQSQSDSNQPVTFLLLRSVELTVGASTVPPPASLVSNSQPGIFTVSPVRGEEEGEYSCVYQISKRKRLVNSTVSNVVKVTVTDGLPLPTLVLQQQTDVLYLLCKGSAAYPGALFSLFLMHDDVPIVTQRSKVIEHQATFAIPVQDTPQALYQCQYSVQLGGKWSYSERSHYLAINRGSEIPTTTSQDVSGVDWPLVLGSFSAAVLFISSLALIVVIAHRKVKAASQEKKNREQAQFWTHVHSKDHVVDLTLSRTSVTSQEWSRENHESASRSPLWSSLSTFTSPIH is encoded by the exons ATGATGGGACTTGTTAGTAGAGGACGATCACTCTGGAAATATGTTCTGATTTTTCTTTCTCTACAAATCTGGG GAAGTCTTTCAGCATCTACTTCCACATCCTCTCCTCCACCCCCAAAGCTGGACATCTACTTGAATTTAGAGGATGATGTAATTTTAGTCTGCAGAGCCCCCGAGGGTCACTATGGACTTGTGTTCACACTGTATCAGGAAAGAGAAGAG TCCCTCCACTCAGAAGAAGCAGAGGTGCAGTTCACTGTCAGAAAAAGGGAATCCAAATCAGACCGACGTGATCTTTTCTGCTGCCTGTACAAGAACCGGGATGGTGTTTACAGTGGCTTCAGTACATATTTGGAATTGACCCATCAAACTG ATCCTGCCCCGACGCTGACATCTTACCCTCCTCCATTACTGTCTGTGGAACCGTCTACTGGCCTTGTTAAGCGTGGAGCCACGCTGTCCTTCAGCTGCACTGTCCCTGCTCACGCACTGCAGTCACAGTCTGACTCCAATCAGCCAGTGACATTCCTTCTGCTGAGGTCTGTGGAGCTTACTGTCGGAGCATCTACTGTCCCACCTCCTGCTAGTCTGGTTTCAAACTCGCAGCCGGGAATCTTCACTGTAAGTCCTGTGAGAGGAGAAGAGGAGGGCGAGTACTCCTGCGTCTACCAGATCTCCAAAAGAAAAAGATTAGTCAACTCAACAGTCAGTAATGTGGTCAAAGTCACTGTTACAG ATGGCCTTCCTCTGCCCACCCTTGTTCTCCAGCAGCAGACAGATGTGCTGTATTTGCTCTGCAAAGGATCTGCAGCATATCCCGGTGCTCTGTTCTCTCTCTTCCTGATGCATGACGATGTACCCATTGTTACACAGCGTAGCAAAGTGATTGAGCATCAAGCTACCTTTGCCATTCCTGTTCAGGATACACCACAGGCCCTGTACCAGTGCCAGTACAGTGTCCAACTAGGCGGGAAATGGAGCTACTCGGAACGAAGCCATTATTTGGCTATTAACAGAG GTTCAGAAATCCCCACAACAACATCACAAG ATGTGTCTGGTGTTGACTGGCCTCTGGTGCTCGGCTCTTTCTCTGCTGCAGTGTTGTTCATCTCCTCATTGGCTCTTATAGTAGTCATAGCTCACAGAAAAG TCAAAGCAGCATcgcaagaaaagaaaaacag GGAGCAGGCTCAATTCTGGACCCACGTTCACTCTAAAGACCACGTTGTTG ATCTTACACTCAGTCGTACAAGTGTCACCTCTCAG GAATGGAGCAGAGAGAACCACGAGTCAGCGTCCAGATCCCCTCTGTGGAGCTCCCTGTCCACATTCACCAGTCCCATTCACTAG
- the LOC114468365 gene encoding uncharacterized protein LOC114468365 isoform X1 — protein sequence MMGLVSRGRSLWKYVLIFLSLQIWGSLSASTSTSSPPPPKLDIYLNLEDDVILVCRAPEGHYGLVFTLYQEREEVDSQSLHSEEAEVQFTVRKRESKSDRRDLFCCLYKNRDGVYSGFSTYLELTHQTDPAPTLTSYPPPLLSVEPSTGLVKRGATLSFSCTVPAHALQSQSDSNQPVTFLLLRSVELTVGASTVPPPASLVSNSQPGIFTVSPVRGEEEGEYSCVYQISKRKRLVNSTVSNVVKVTVTDGLPLPTLVLQQQTDVLYLLCKGSAAYPGALFSLFLMHDDVPIVTQRSKVIEHQATFAIPVQDTPQALYQCQYSVQLGGKWSYSERSHYLAINRGSEIPTTTSQDVSGVDWPLVLGSFSAAVLFISSLALIVVIAHRKVKAASQEKKNREQAQFWTHVHSKDHVVDLTLSRTSVTSQEWSRENHESASRSPLWSSLSTFTSPIH from the exons ATGATGGGACTTGTTAGTAGAGGACGATCACTCTGGAAATATGTTCTGATTTTTCTTTCTCTACAAATCTGGG GAAGTCTTTCAGCATCTACTTCCACATCCTCTCCTCCACCCCCAAAGCTGGACATCTACTTGAATTTAGAGGATGATGTAATTTTAGTCTGCAGAGCCCCCGAGGGTCACTATGGACTTGTGTTCACACTGTATCAGGAAAGAGAAGAG gTTGATTCACAGTCCCTCCACTCAGAAGAAGCAGAGGTGCAGTTCACTGTCAGAAAAAGGGAATCCAAATCAGACCGACGTGATCTTTTCTGCTGCCTGTACAAGAACCGGGATGGTGTTTACAGTGGCTTCAGTACATATTTGGAATTGACCCATCAAACTG ATCCTGCCCCGACGCTGACATCTTACCCTCCTCCATTACTGTCTGTGGAACCGTCTACTGGCCTTGTTAAGCGTGGAGCCACGCTGTCCTTCAGCTGCACTGTCCCTGCTCACGCACTGCAGTCACAGTCTGACTCCAATCAGCCAGTGACATTCCTTCTGCTGAGGTCTGTGGAGCTTACTGTCGGAGCATCTACTGTCCCACCTCCTGCTAGTCTGGTTTCAAACTCGCAGCCGGGAATCTTCACTGTAAGTCCTGTGAGAGGAGAAGAGGAGGGCGAGTACTCCTGCGTCTACCAGATCTCCAAAAGAAAAAGATTAGTCAACTCAACAGTCAGTAATGTGGTCAAAGTCACTGTTACAG ATGGCCTTCCTCTGCCCACCCTTGTTCTCCAGCAGCAGACAGATGTGCTGTATTTGCTCTGCAAAGGATCTGCAGCATATCCCGGTGCTCTGTTCTCTCTCTTCCTGATGCATGACGATGTACCCATTGTTACACAGCGTAGCAAAGTGATTGAGCATCAAGCTACCTTTGCCATTCCTGTTCAGGATACACCACAGGCCCTGTACCAGTGCCAGTACAGTGTCCAACTAGGCGGGAAATGGAGCTACTCGGAACGAAGCCATTATTTGGCTATTAACAGAG GTTCAGAAATCCCCACAACAACATCACAAG ATGTGTCTGGTGTTGACTGGCCTCTGGTGCTCGGCTCTTTCTCTGCTGCAGTGTTGTTCATCTCCTCATTGGCTCTTATAGTAGTCATAGCTCACAGAAAAG TCAAAGCAGCATcgcaagaaaagaaaaacag GGAGCAGGCTCAATTCTGGACCCACGTTCACTCTAAAGACCACGTTGTTG ATCTTACACTCAGTCGTACAAGTGTCACCTCTCAG GAATGGAGCAGAGAGAACCACGAGTCAGCGTCCAGATCCCCTCTGTGGAGCTCCCTGTCCACATTCACCAGTCCCATTCACTAG
- the misp3 gene encoding uncharacterized protein misp3, producing MAWQEQGSFSSFEEWVSNSQLQRGEENEAPKADPEEDIDILEPGAEVSFLQENQGISIITIIDATIMELAGNTQSKPEEVTQNIPRQTEKTEEEPEECVDLCDDEFPPPPSLDSNQICEIKAFSSFECNLVEPTSEAGVIFDPMQVITSQSNQNVKEFRNMADLTEPFEEVDTFFNEITAEEDVTQMNVLSENFCFSQSERLSEPAHLSNSNTNSSNNMNPGDNDQEENEVSSGFVFCQQQLGKQDVCNISQPSQYLSTSEEPKSTQHADPSAQQQEEQLSQSQNELAPRGENQETAQQVFSQGSPPLSNVAMELSNQGGAASYNSGCVAALRGGHGKAEGRTEEGNVPTGEDTRQGEEEFEKNDPTTQEAEGLLSYSQTEKYRCGVSHEKESHTRLGNDSWDNSQSDNGVSTDFFSFCPMEDGTCTSTGMTAAISKETPIEREIRRHLEREHSLRRARGLPCPPTSPLFVEIPLRINGPVQPLPAKAEQNQDKDREFAGKMMQHEIHGEIQREQDLVKLGKVPGVYDKGTVRQIKERKLIFETFQTRSDSTLSTPMKSKASSWSSDSKVSSPENQGNLPKQASPIEGSSVWRSQDLWSPTHSSNSARGERMTKPAPRGPGFSEGAGFQVIILENDVTVPAQKSYMGRPEAEPNNAVNFEKTYIPSFREDEEEEEKPKENPFFKLRSSDTFVKVKQDIQETEERERELRNQRMSLYRGIKGGDGKGTPIQEEEKTSISSIPPINGQNTSDAPGLSFRSGPPTAHHSVGTSNLRLPANTEERKMTCPEGLQSSCSRSQKTPLVQRWESGMLNGHSKEDH from the exons ATGGCCTGGCAGGAACAAGGTTCTTTCAGCTCATTTGAGGAGTGGGTCAGTAACTCCCAGTTACAAAGAGGAGAAGAGAATGAAGCACCAAAGGCAGATCCTGAGGAGGACATAGACATCCTGGAGCCAGGAGCTGAAGTATCGTTTCTGCAAGAGAACCAAGGGATctcaataatcacaattatagaTGCAACAATAATGGAATTAGCAGGAAATACACAGAGTAAACCAGAGGAAGTTACCCAAAACATACCTAGACAAACAGAGAAAACTGAAGAGGAACCTGAAGAGTGCGTGGATCTGTGTGACGATGAGTTCCCTCCTCCCCCTTCTTTAGATTCTAACCAAATCTGTGAAATCAAGGCTTTTTCcagttttgaatgtaatctcgTAGAACCAACAAGTGAAGCTGGGGTAATTTTTGATCCAATGCAAGTCATTACCTCTCAATCCAATCAAAATGTCAAAGAATTTAGAAATATGGCTGACCTGACAGAGCCTTTTGAGGAGGTAGATaccttttttaatgaaataacgGCAGAGGAGGATGTCACACAAATGAACGTCCTATCAGAAAACTTCTGTTTCAGTCAATCTGAACGTTTGTCAGAGCCTGCTCATCTCTCTAACTCCAACACAAACAGCTCAAACAACATGAATCCTGGTGACAATGACCAAGAAGAAAATGAGGTCAGTTcaggttttgtgttttgtcagcAACAACTGGGAAAACAAGATGTCTGCAACATTTCCCAACCTTCACAATACCTCTCTACTAGTGAAGAGCCAAAATCAACTCAGCATGCAGATCCCTCAGcccagcagcaggaggagcaaTTGTCACAAAGCCAGAATGAATTAGCCCCCAGGGGAGAAAACCAGGAAACTGCACAACAGGTGTTCAGCCAGGGATCGCCACCTTTGTCGAATGTTGCCATGGAGCTATCCAATCAGGGTGGAGCAGCTTCTTACAACTCTGGCTGTGTTGCAGCACTGAGAGGAGGGCACGGCAAAGCAGAGGGAAGGACAGAAGAAGGAAATGTGCCAACAGGTGAAGACACAAGGCAGGGCGAGGAGGAATTTGAAAAGAATGACCCAACTACACAGGAGGCAGAAGGACTGCTGAGTTATTCACAGACCGAGAAATATAGGTGTGGTGTTTCTCATGAAAAGGAGAGTCACACTCGTTTGGGTAATGACTCATGGGACAATAGCCAGAGTGACAATGGAGTATCTACagactttttctcattttgtcctATGGAAGACGGCACCTGCACATCTACAGGCATGACAGCAGCTATCTCTAAGGAGACTCCCATTGAGAGGGAGATCCGAAGGCACCTAGAGCGCGAACACAGTCTGCGAAGGGCAAGAGGGCTCCCTTGTCCACCCACAAGTCCACTGTTTGTAGAGATCCCTTTACGGATAAATGGACCGGTCCAGCCACTTCCTGCAAAAGCTGAACAAAATCAGGACAAGGACAGAGAGTTTGCGGGCAAAATGATGCAGCATGAGATCCACGGGGAAATCCAGAGGGAACAAGATTTGGTCAAGCTTGGCAAAGTTCCTGGTGTTTATGACAAAGGCACTGTACGCCAAATAAAAGAAAGGAAGCTCATTTTTGAAACTTTTCAAACACGCAGCGACTCCACTTTGTCAACTCCAATGAAAAGTAAGGCCTCATCTTGGTCTTCTGACAGTAAGGTTTCATCTCCTGAAAACCAAGGAAACTTGCCAAAACAGGCATCGCCCATTGAGGGGTCAAGTGTTTGGAGAAGCCAGGACCTTTGGAGTCCCACACATAGTTCAAACTCTGCTAGAGGAGAAAGAATGACCAAACCTGCACCCAGAGGACCAGGCTTTTCTGAGGGGGCAGGTTTTCAGGTCATAATCTTAGAGAACGATGTGACTGTCCCAGCACAGAAAAGCTACATGGGAAGACCAGAGGCTGAGCCTAATAATGCAGTCAACTTTGAAAAGACTTACATTCCATCATTCAGagaagatgaggaggaagaggagaaaccCAAGGAGAACCCCTTTTTCAAGCTGCGTTCATCAGACACTTTTGTGAAGGTGAAGCAGGATATCCAAGAGACTGAAGAAAGGGAGAGGGAACTTCGCAATCAGAGGATGAGCTTGTATAGGGGTATCAAAGGTGGAGACGGAAAGGGGACGCCAATCCAGGAGGAGGAAAAGACTTCAATATCGTCTATTCCACCAATAAATGGACAGAACACATCTGACGCACCAGGGTTGTCATTCAGAAGTGGGCCCCCCACAG CTCACCACTCAGTTGGCACTTCAAATCTGAGGCTCCCAGCCAACACTGAAGAGAGGAAGATGACGTGCCCTGAG GGCCTGCAGAGTTCCTGCAGCCGCAGTCAGAAGACTCCTCTGGTGCAGCGATGGGAGTCAGGCATGCTCAACGGACACAGCAAAGAAGAccattga